One Setaria viridis chromosome 5, Setaria_viridis_v4.0, whole genome shotgun sequence genomic region harbors:
- the LOC117857857 gene encoding ATP-dependent zinc metalloprotease FTSH 9, chloroplastic/mitochondrial has protein sequence MSALQASLLLRPLPSPLPPRRRLPLPSASASFPRAAPAHPRAPLCLRALAPDAPQPAAPDPPAAAASSAAAAAAEPEPEPEAEAEATSAGAAAQPAVMSGKEELEDMVDKAKAWVVAVAAAVVAAVRRFVDWVVSGDWMSFWPFWRPDRRLQGLIDDADANPNDAAKQSALLHELNKFSPEDVIKRFEQRSHAVDSKGVAEYLRALVLTNAIADYLPDEQSGRSASLPALLQELKQRVSGNEDKPFMNPGISEKQPLHVVMVDPKTTGRSTRFAQEIFSTILFTIAVGVMWVMGAAALQKYIGSLGGIGASGVGSSSSYSPKEINKDIMPEKNVKTFKDVKGCDDAKRELEEVVEYLKNPSKFTRLGGKLPKGILLTGAPGTGKTLLAKAIAGEAGVPFFYRAGSEFEEMFVGVGARRVRSLFQAAKKKAPCIVFIDEIDAVGSTRKQWEGHTKKTLHQLLVEMDGFEQNEGIIVMAATNLPDILDPALTRPGRFDRHIVVPSPDVRGRQEILELYLQDKPVANDVDINAIARSTPGFNGADLANLVNIAAIKAAVEGADKLTAGQLEFAKDRIIMGTERKSMFISDESRKLTAYHESGHAIVALNTQGAHPIHKATILPRGSALGMVTQLPSQDETSISKKQLLARLDVCMGGRVAEELIFGEDNVTTGARNDLHTATELAQYMVSNCGMSDAIGPVHVKERPSVEMQSRIDAEVVKLLREAYGRVKRLLKKHEKQLHALANALLEHETLTADEINKVVHPYQEEPQFSFQDEEFALT, from the exons atgaGCGCGCTCcaggcctccctcctcctccgcccgctccCCTCGCCGCTGCCCCCGCGGCGCCGGCTGCCGCTCCCCTCCGCGTCCGCCTCCTTCCCCCGCGCGGCCCCCGCGCACCCCCGCGCCCCGCTCTGCCTCCGCGCATTGGCACCCGACGCTCCGCagcccgccgcccccgacccgcccgcggctgccgcgtcctcggctgccgcggcggcggccgagcccgagcccgagcctgaggcggaggcggaggccacgAGCGCGGGGGCCGCGGCGCAACCCGCGGTGATGAGCGGgaaggaggagctggaggacATGGTGGACAAGGCGAAGGCCTGGGTCGTGGCGGTCGCGGCCGCGGTGGTTGCCGCGGTTAGGAGGTTCGTCGACTGGGTGGTGTCGGGGGACTGGATGAGCTTTTGGCCCTTCTGGCGGCCCGACCGCCGTCTGCAAGGGCTGATCGATGACGCGGACGCCAACCCCAACGACGCCGCCAAGCAGAGCGCGCTCCTCCACGAGCTCAACAAGTTCAG CCCGGAAGATGTCATTAAAAGGTTTGAGCAAAGAAGCCATGCTGTGGATAGCAAGGGGGTTGCAGAGTACCTTCGGGCACTTGTTCTCACCAATGCTATAGCTGATTACCTTCCAGATGAACAATCTGGGAGGTCTGCAAGTCTGCCAGCCCTG TTGCAAGAGTTGAAGCAGCGTGTATCCGGGAATGAGGACAAACCTTTCATGAACCCTGGGATATCAGAAAAGCAACCGTTACATGTAGTAATG GTTGACCCCAAAACAACTGGTAGATCAACACGGTTTGCTCAAGAGATCTTCTCAACTATCTTGTTTACAATTGCTGTTGGAGTCATGTG GGTGATGGGTGCTGCTGCTCTTCAAAAGTATATTGGTAGCTTAGGTGGAATTGGGGCATCTGGTGTTGGTTCTAGCTCATCGTATTCCCCAAAAGAGATAAATAAGGATATCATGCCAGAGAAG AATGTCAAGACATTTAAAGACGTCAAAGGTTGTGATGATGCAAAAAGGGAACTTGAGGAGGTAGTTGAGTATCTAAAAAACCCTTCAAAGTTCACTCGCCTTGGTGGAAAGCTACCAAAG ggCATACTTTTGACTGGTGCTCCAGGAACTGGGAAAACACTACTTGCAAAG GCCATTGCTGGAGAAGCTGGTGTACCATTCTTTTACCGAGCAGGTTCTGAATTTGAGGAAAT GTTTGTTGGTGTTGGTGCTCGGAGAGTGAGGTCATTGTTTCAAGCTGCAAAGAAGAAG GCACCGTGCATTGTCTTCATTGATGAAATAGATGCTGTGGGTTCAACTAGAAAACAGTGGGAAGGACACACAAAGAAAACACTGCATCAACTTCTTGTTGAGATGGATGGGTTTGAACAAAATGAG GGAATAATTGTAATGGCTGCAACAAACTTGCCAGACATTCTTGATCCTGCACTCACGCGACCTGGTAGATTTGATAGGCAT ATTGTTGTCCCAAGCCCAGATGTGCGGGGTCGCCAAGAGATTCTGGAGCTCTATTTGCAAGACAAGCCAGTGGCCAATGATGTAGATATCAATGCAATTGCCCGTAGTACACCCGGCTTTAATGGGGCTG ACCTAGCAAACCTTGTAAATATTGCAGCGATTAAGGCTGCAGTTGAAGGTGCTGACAAGTTGACTGCTGGACAGTTGGAGTTTGCCAAAGATCGTATTATCATGGGAACTGAGAGGAAATCAATGTTCATATCTGATGAATCGAGAAAG CTTACTGCCTACCATGAAAGTGGACATGCTATTGTTGCACTCAACACCCAGGGTGCTCACCCCATTCACAAGGCTACTATCCTTCCTCGTGGGTCTGCCCTTGGAATGGTCACACAACTCCCCTCACAAGACGAGACTTCTATTAGCAAGAAACAACTCTTGGCACGTCTTGATGTTTGCATGGGTGGGAGGGTTGCTGAAGAGCTGATCTTTGGGGAAGACAATGTTACAACTGGAGCAAGAAATGATCTTCATACTGCAACAGAGCTTGCTCAATACATG GTATCAAACTGTGGGATGAGTGATGCTATTGGTCCTGTGCATGTGAAAGAGCGGCCAAGTGTAGAGATGCAATCAAGGATTGATGCTGAG GTGGTGAAGCTCCTACGAGAGGCTTATGGGCGGGTCAAGCGTTTGCTTAAGAAG CACGAGAAGCAATTGCATGCTTTAGCGAATGCGCTGCTGGAGCATGAAACACTTACTGCAGATGAGATCAACAAAGTAGTTCATCCATACCAAGAAGAACCCCAGTTCTCCTTCCAAGATGAGGAGTTTGCCCTCACTTAA
- the LOC117855094 gene encoding phospholipase A1 PLIP1, chloroplastic, translated as MVASVAAAGAAAAAAASSAGPRRPGGRIREPSTMHAGIRRSRSEPHLRCSRRGGAAGAALTTSRSIGVFPFQFDAAPLRPPPLPDGGGDGSRLLTVADDPPPPPEAEPEPEMPAARRHEAHWLERLLELRSRFHDPTKRDVLDDEDDDDDVYRLDADHDGGCGVSYDDDDEEAAAEDARWDQHSFGKLLARAPLGEARLFAQLAFLCNMAYVIPEIKVEELKKHYGLRFVTSSLEKKAEAGIISAKLDADSTRPRTAPAYEVASGPQPRRPIRSHLAYEVAASAASYVRARARGLLSFGTPPRHEQQAGQGRLYNSGVAAYMAASTVTAVVAAEDEARQEAARDLRSPLSSPCEWFACDEADARTRCFVIQGSDSLESWQANLLFEPTEFEGTGVLVHRGIYEAAKGIYEQVMPEIEVHLAAHGERARLRLTGHSLGGSLALLVSLMLLARGVVAPEALHPVVTFGAPSVFCGGHRVLEALGLGEGHVRSVAMHRDIVPRAFSCRYPGHAIAVLKRLNGVLRTHPCLNTHRALYTPMGATYILQPDSSASPRHPFLPEGAALFRLEPDDAAPRALVASALRAFLNSPHPLETLSDLSAYGAGGAILRDHESSNYFRALSALARAPPRRRKQPEIVWQLPGVERLQQYWWPGIAGTVIPAPVAVSNKELVSEA; from the exons ATGGTGGCGAGCGtcgcggccgcgggcgccgcggcggcggcggcggcgtcgtcggcgggGCCCCGGCGGCCCGGGGGCAGGATCAGGGAACCGTCGACCATGCACGCCGGCATCCGGCGCTCGCGCTCCGAGCCGCACCTCCGCTGCTCCCGCCGGGGCGGTGCCGCGGGCGCCGCGCTCACCACCAGCCGCTCCATCGGCGTCTTCCCGTTCCAGTTCGACGCCGCgccgctgcgcccgccgccgctccccgacggcggcggcgacgggtccCGCCTCCTCACCGTCGCggacgacccgccgccgccacccgaggcCGAGCCGGAGCCGGAAATGCCGGCCGCCCGGAGGCACGAGGCGCACTGGCTCGAACGCCTCCTTGAGCTGCGGTCGCGCTTCCACGACCCGACCAAGCGCGACGTcctcgacgacgaggacgacgacgacgacgtctaCCGTCTCGACGCGGACCacgacggcggctgcggcgtgagctacgacgacgacgacgaggaggcggcggcggaggacgccaGGTGGGACCAGCACTCCTTCGGCAAGCTGCTGGCGCGGGCCCCGCTAGGCGAGGCGCGGCTCTTCGCGCAGCTGGCCTTCCTCTGCAACATGGCTTACGTCATCCCCGAGATCAAG GTTGAGGAGCTGAAGAAGCATTACGGATTGCGGTTCGTGACGTCGTCGCTGGAGAAGAAGGCCGAGGCCGGCATCATAAGCGCCAAGCTGGACGCGGACTCCACCCGGCCGCGCACCGCGCCGGCGTACGAGGTGGCCTCCGGCCCGCAGCCTCGCCGGCCGATCCGGTCCCACCTGGCCTACGAGGTGGCGGCATCGGCCGCGTCCTACGtccgcgcacgcgcgcgcggccTGCTCTCGTTCGGCACGCCGCCGCGGCATGAGCAGCAGGCGGGGCAGGGCAGGCTGTACAACTCGGGCGTGGCCGCGTACATGGCGGCGTCGACGgtgacggcggtggtggccgcggaggacgaggcgcggcaggaggcggcgcgcgaCCTGCGGTCGCCGCTGTCGTCGCCGTGCGAGTGGTTCGCGTGCGACGAGGCGGACGCGCGCACCCGGTGCTTCGTCATCCAGGGCTCCGACTCGCTGGAATCGTGGCAGGCCAACCTCCTGTTCGAGCCCACCGAGTTCGAGGGCACGGGGGTGCTGGTGCACCGCGGCATCTACGAGGCCGCCAAGGGCATCTACGAGCAGGTGATGCCGGAGATCGAGGTGCACCTGGCGGCGCACGGCGAGCGCGCGCGGCTGCGGCTCACGGGCCACTCGCTCGGCGGCAGCCTCGCGCTGCTGGTCAGCCTGATGCTGCTGGCGCGCGGGGTGGTGGCGCCCGAGGCGCTCCACCCCGTGGTCACGTTCGGCGCGCCCTCCGTGTTCTGCGGCGGCCACCGCGTGCTGGAGGCGCTGGGCCTCGGCGAGGGGCACGTCCGGTCCGTGGCCATGCACCGGGACATCGTGCCCAGGGCATTCTCGTGCCGCTACCCGGGCCACGCCATCGCGGTGCTCAAGCGCCTCAACGGCGTGCTCCGCACCCACCCGTGCCTCAACACGCACAGGGCGCTGTACACGCCCATGGGCGCCACGTACATCCTGCAGCCCGACAGCAGCGCGTCGCCGCGGCACCCGTTCCTGCCCGAGGGCGCGGCGCTGTTCCGGCTGGAACCTGACGACGCCGCGCCGAGGGCGCTGGTGGCCAGCGCGCTGCGCGCCTTCCTCAACTCGCCGCACCCGCTCGAGACGCTGAGCGACCTGTCGGCCTACGGCGCCGGGGGCGCCATCCTACGGGACCACGAGTCCAGCAACTACTTCAGGGCGCTCAGCGCGCTGGCCAGGGCGCCCCCGCGGCGCAGGAAGCAGCCGGAGATCGTCTGGCAACTGCCGGGCGTCGAGCGGCTGCAGCAGTACTGGTGGCCCGGGATCGCCGGCACCGTCATCCCGGCGCCGGTCGCTGTCAGCAACAAGGAGCTGGTCTCCGAGGCGTAG
- the LOC140222873 gene encoding uncharacterized protein, producing MELVKANDKKEMVANPGYDLWVAKDQQLLSYLLNSITKEVLAQVAAETTLAGAWSALQTVFAAHSRARVTNLCMRLSTLKKGSMTSSTYFTKMVAIKDEFVVVGIIIDDGEMASHIINDLDLKYNPFVSSMIGYADPPSLSELYSHSMSYELRLEAYNEGGQYSFSANSANRGGFRGCGNGGRGSGSRNRGRNNGGRDPQNHGNIGGVNQPKKTICQICKKVGHEASRCWYRYEDDDQENTKTARAAATGYGYNTNWYADNAQQIILLESLTS from the coding sequence ATGGAGCTGGTGAAGGCCAATGACAAGAAAGAAATGGTTGCCAACCCTGGATATGATTTATGGGTGGCCAAGGATCAGCAATTGCTGAGCTACCTGCTCAACTCCATCACCAAAGAAGTGCTTGCACAAGTGGCGGCGGAGACAACTTTGGCAGGAGCATGGAGTGCGCTGCAGACAGTGTTTGCAGCTCACTCAAGAGCACGCGTGACGAATCTATGCATGCGGCTGTCTACTCTCAAGAAGGGTAGCATGACTTCATCAACCTACTTCACAAAGATGGTGGCCATCAAGGATGAGTTTGTTGTGGTAGGAATAATCATTGATGATGGTGAGATGGCATCTCATATAATTAATGATCTTGATTTGAAGTACAATCCCTTTGTTTCTTCAATGATTGGCTATGCAgatcctccttctctctccgaGCTATACTCTCATTCGATGTCCTATGAGCTACGCCTTGAGGCTTACAATGAAGGGGGTCAGTACTCGTTCTCAGCAAATTCAGCTAACCGTGGAGGCTTCCGAGGATGTGGCAATGGAGGACGTGGCAGTGGTAGCCGTAATCGTGGACGCAACAATGGTGGTCGCGATCCACAGAATCATGGCAACATTGGTGGTGTAAATCAGCCCAAGAAAACTATCTGCCAGATATGCAAGAAAGTTGGTCATGAAGCATCAAGATGCTGGTATAGATATgaagatgatgatcaagagAACACCAAGACGGCTAGAGCTGCAGCTACTGGCTATGGTTATAACACAAATTGGTATGCAGATAATGCGCAACAGATCATATTACTAGAGAGCTTGACAAGCTAA